A section of the Streptomyces sp. CG1 genome encodes:
- a CDS encoding sigma-70 family RNA polymerase sigma factor, whose product MSDDRLMPWSSRKRGSRTDPDRSAHRVSDRGTLSTADEELLRTLYAEHAGALFHYVLRLTSGDWQWAEDVVQETLLRAWQHPAAFDPARGPARAWLCTVARHLVIDAHRARQSRPAEAGGDVLERAVEQKPGKDEIEQALQSWAVAEAVRSLSPDHRAVLLETYYRGRTMAEAAQVLGIPLGTVKSRTYYALHALRLALQERGIEP is encoded by the coding sequence ATGTCTGATGATCGTCTTATGCCCTGGAGTTCCCGAAAGCGTGGTTCAAGGACCGATCCGGATCGCTCCGCGCACCGTGTCTCTGATAGAGGGACCCTCTCGACCGCAGATGAGGAACTGCTGCGCACCCTGTACGCGGAGCACGCAGGAGCCCTGTTCCACTACGTGCTGCGACTGACCTCAGGAGACTGGCAATGGGCAGAGGACGTGGTACAGGAGACACTGCTGCGAGCGTGGCAGCATCCCGCCGCGTTCGACCCCGCACGCGGCCCGGCCCGGGCATGGCTGTGTACGGTCGCTCGACACCTGGTCATCGACGCCCACCGGGCCCGGCAGTCCAGGCCGGCCGAGGCCGGCGGCGATGTGCTGGAGCGAGCCGTCGAGCAGAAGCCGGGCAAGGACGAGATCGAGCAGGCACTGCAGAGCTGGGCGGTTGCCGAAGCCGTCCGGTCACTGTCCCCGGACCACCGCGCCGTCCTGCTGGAGACCTACTACCGGGGCCGGACCATGGCGGAGGCCGCACAGGTGCTGGGCATCCCGCTGGGCACAGTGAAGTCGCGGACGTACTACGCCCTGCACGCCCTGCGGCTGGCGCTGCAGGAACGGGGGATCGAGCCATGA
- a CDS encoding plastocyanin/azurin family copper-binding protein — protein MSTSSTGAAAAPMTGNAVAIKNFAFSPATLQVKAGTTVTWTNQDTDAHTVTSAASGGPLHSAALATHAAYSYTFTKPGTYAYICTIHPFMTATVEVTR, from the coding sequence ATGAGTACCTCGAGCACGGGCGCGGCGGCCGCGCCGATGACCGGGAATGCCGTCGCGATCAAGAACTTCGCCTTCTCTCCGGCCACGCTGCAGGTCAAAGCGGGCACGACGGTGACGTGGACGAACCAGGACACCGACGCCCACACCGTCACCAGCGCCGCATCGGGTGGCCCCCTGCACTCGGCCGCCCTGGCCACCCACGCCGCCTACAGCTACACGTTCACCAAGCCCGGCACCTACGCCTACATCTGCACCATCCATCCGTTCATGACCGCCACCGTGGAGGTGACCCGATGA
- a CDS encoding metallophosphoesterase, with translation MRHAGWFGGAVVLTVASGEVISHIADSRDTNAGAAAGAVAAGSGALRFVQVSDSHIGFQGPANMDVAGSFTEAINQVNSLGFRPDFVMHSGDLTHLSTAGQFDQVKQMMTGMKTDRVFTVPGEHDSIGDAGRAYRRTFGMGTLGDGWYSFDTHGVHFIALVNTLSLEKLGHLGNAQIDFVRKDLAGLPSDTPVVVFSHIPLFAMYPKWGWSTDDALKVIALLRRFSSVTCLNGHVHQLFTKTEGNITFHSATTTAYPLPKPGRAPAPTPQVVPARQLKDALGIRSVGYRQGDRELAIKDQRLA, from the coding sequence ATGCGTCACGCAGGATGGTTCGGCGGCGCGGTGGTGCTGACTGTGGCCAGCGGAGAGGTGATCAGTCACATCGCGGACTCCCGGGACACCAACGCCGGGGCTGCCGCCGGGGCCGTCGCAGCGGGAAGCGGCGCGCTGCGGTTCGTGCAGGTCTCCGACAGCCATATCGGGTTCCAGGGCCCGGCGAACATGGACGTGGCCGGCTCATTCACCGAAGCGATCAACCAGGTCAACTCACTCGGATTCAGACCGGACTTCGTCATGCACAGCGGCGACCTGACCCACCTGTCCACGGCCGGGCAGTTCGACCAGGTCAAGCAGATGATGACCGGAATGAAGACAGACCGCGTCTTCACCGTACCGGGCGAACACGACTCCATCGGCGATGCAGGCCGCGCCTACCGGCGGACCTTCGGCATGGGCACGCTCGGCGACGGCTGGTACAGCTTCGACACCCACGGCGTGCACTTCATCGCCCTGGTCAACACCCTGAGCCTGGAGAAACTCGGACACCTCGGCAACGCGCAGATCGACTTCGTACGCAAAGACCTGGCGGGACTGCCATCGGACACCCCCGTCGTGGTCTTCAGTCACATCCCGCTGTTCGCCATGTACCCGAAGTGGGGCTGGAGCACCGACGACGCTCTCAAAGTCATCGCACTCCTGCGCCGCTTCTCCTCCGTCACCTGTCTCAACGGGCACGTCCACCAGTTGTTCACCAAGACGGAGGGCAACATCACCTTCCACTCCGCCACCACCACCGCCTACCCTCTGCCCAAACCGGGCCGCGCCCCCGCCCCCACGCCCCAGGTCGTCCCTGCCCGGCAGCTCAAGGACGCACTCGGCATCCGCAGCGTCGGCTACCGCCAAGGCGACCGCGAACTGGCCATCAAGGACCAGAGGCTGGCATGA
- a CDS encoding cysteine hydrolase, with product MTTPILPAPIAKRTALLAMDFQNGIVPLAPDADALVDRVADAIADFRAAGGTIGHVRVAFTEEDWAAIPETNKSFSAVAAARGMHHEDGITRIHDRLTPEDGDIVVRKIRYGAGSTTDLYEQLSSRGIDTLILAGISTSGVVLSTLIDAADRDYRVYVLTDGVADRDQDVHRILLDKVFPSRAHLVDTEGLRALMKRD from the coding sequence ATGACCACCCCCATCCTCCCCGCCCCGATAGCCAAGCGGACCGCACTGCTGGCCATGGACTTTCAGAACGGCATCGTTCCTCTCGCTCCCGACGCTGACGCGCTCGTCGACCGGGTCGCAGATGCAATCGCCGACTTCCGCGCCGCGGGCGGCACCATCGGCCACGTCCGCGTCGCCTTCACCGAGGAGGACTGGGCGGCGATTCCCGAAACGAACAAGTCGTTCAGCGCGGTAGCCGCGGCCCGCGGTATGCATCACGAGGACGGCATCACCCGGATCCACGACCGCCTGACCCCCGAGGACGGCGACATCGTCGTCCGCAAGATCCGCTACGGGGCCGGCTCCACCACCGATCTCTACGAGCAGCTCTCCTCCCGCGGCATCGACACGCTGATCCTGGCCGGCATCAGCACCAGCGGCGTCGTCCTGTCCACACTTATCGACGCCGCCGACCGCGACTACCGCGTGTACGTCCTGACCGACGGCGTCGCCGACCGCGACCAAGACGTCCACCGCATCCTGCTGGACAAGGTGTTTCCCTCCCGCGCCCACCTCGTCGACACCGAGGGACTGCGCGCGCTGATGAAGCGGGACTGA
- a CDS encoding MFS transporter, producing the protein MRTGTAEVDSISTGAIRNPFTWTFTTPLYVGASLNPINSSIIATALVPIATELNVAVGATAVLVSSLYLASAVAQPTAGKLAEVLGARRVFLAGIVLVLLGGVIGSPGQNLAMLTVARVLIGLGTSAAFPCAMVMIRRRAEQAGLDQPPGGVLGGLAIAGMATAAIGPPIGGLLVGAAGWRWAFLINIPVTLIALVMALRLPKDPQREAAQSGLRQIAARIDLFGIIGFATTMTSLVVFLMPLPHVTWAALIVFLVAAAFTAWWELRRSAPFFDLRGLASNGALARTYLRQALTLLGVYSMMFGLTQWMEAAYGLSTLETGLMLLPMGAVSALLSRPLARRNLVRGPVIASALSMLLGSAGIMLLDSGSPVIALVLVSLVFGVTSATTTVGNQTALYQAAPADQIGTASGLFRTFGYLGTITSSVIGGIVFRDGASDQGLHSLGLVLVVAGVAVLLLTVLDRRLMRRVTTS; encoded by the coding sequence ATGAGAACCGGCACTGCCGAGGTCGACTCGATATCGACCGGTGCCATCCGTAATCCCTTTACGTGGACCTTCACCACGCCGCTGTACGTGGGTGCCAGTCTCAACCCGATCAACAGCTCCATCATCGCCACAGCGCTCGTCCCCATCGCGACCGAGCTGAACGTGGCGGTGGGCGCCACGGCCGTACTGGTCTCCTCCCTCTACCTCGCCAGCGCTGTTGCCCAACCGACAGCCGGCAAGCTCGCCGAGGTCCTCGGCGCCCGGCGTGTCTTCCTCGCCGGGATCGTGCTCGTGCTGCTCGGCGGTGTCATCGGCAGTCCGGGCCAGAATCTGGCGATGCTCACGGTCGCCCGCGTGCTGATCGGGCTGGGCACATCGGCCGCGTTTCCCTGCGCCATGGTCATGATCCGGCGCCGCGCCGAACAGGCCGGACTGGACCAGCCACCGGGCGGGGTGCTCGGCGGGCTCGCCATCGCCGGCATGGCCACCGCAGCGATCGGTCCGCCCATCGGCGGACTCCTCGTGGGAGCGGCCGGCTGGCGCTGGGCCTTCCTCATCAACATCCCGGTCACGCTGATCGCCTTGGTGATGGCCCTGCGGCTGCCCAAGGACCCGCAGCGCGAGGCCGCGCAGAGCGGATTGCGTCAGATCGCCGCGCGAATCGACCTGTTCGGCATCATCGGCTTCGCCACCACGATGACTTCTCTGGTCGTCTTCCTGATGCCCCTGCCACACGTCACGTGGGCTGCTCTGATTGTCTTCCTCGTGGCCGCGGCCTTCACCGCCTGGTGGGAGTTGCGCCGCTCTGCGCCCTTCTTCGACCTGCGGGGCCTGGCCTCCAACGGTGCCCTGGCCCGCACCTACCTGCGCCAGGCCCTCACTCTGCTCGGCGTCTACTCGATGATGTTCGGCCTGACCCAGTGGATGGAAGCCGCCTACGGTCTGTCCACTCTGGAGACGGGCCTGATGCTGCTGCCGATGGGAGCCGTTTCCGCCCTGCTCTCCCGGCCACTCGCCCGCCGCAACCTGGTCCGTGGACCGGTGATCGCCTCCGCACTGAGCATGCTGCTCGGATCGGCCGGCATCATGCTGCTCGACTCCGGCAGCCCGGTCATCGCGCTCGTGCTGGTCTCGCTCGTCTTCGGCGTCACCAGCGCGACCACGACCGTCGGCAACCAGACAGCGCTCTATCAAGCGGCGCCCGCCGACCAGATCGGCACCGCCTCCGGCCTGTTCCGCACCTTCGGCTACCTCGGCACCATCACGTCGTCCGTGATCGGCGGCATCGTCTTCCGCGACGGCGCAAGTGACCAGGGTCTGCATTCCCTCGGCCTCGTCCTGGTGGTGGCGGGTGTCGCCGTCCTCCTCCTGACCGTGCTCGACCGCCGCCTCATGCGCCGCGTCACAACATCCTGA
- a CDS encoding MarR family transcriptional regulator — MNKNPESQESTATAQRLNDAIKRLRARMRTESGQHATGLSATQLGVLASVVREGPVTAARLSSIEHVSGQAIAQSLAVLKAAGLVHSEADPKDGRKKLMSADDSATELIDKLLTGRAAYLARAIDQVVAPHERKDMDKAIELLERLADADLNEAAI; from the coding sequence ATGAACAAGAACCCCGAGTCGCAGGAGTCGACCGCGACCGCACAGCGCCTGAACGACGCGATCAAGCGGCTTCGTGCGCGGATGCGTACGGAGTCGGGCCAGCATGCGACCGGGCTGAGCGCCACACAGCTCGGCGTGCTGGCGAGCGTGGTCCGCGAGGGCCCGGTCACCGCCGCCCGACTCTCGTCGATCGAACACGTCAGCGGGCAGGCCATCGCCCAAAGCCTCGCCGTACTGAAGGCCGCGGGCCTGGTGCATAGCGAGGCGGACCCGAAAGACGGCCGCAAAAAGCTGATGAGCGCCGACGACTCCGCGACGGAGCTGATCGACAAGCTGCTCACGGGGCGCGCCGCCTATCTGGCACGCGCCATCGACCAGGTCGTCGCTCCGCACGAACGCAAGGACATGGACAAGGCGATCGAGCTGCTCGAGCGGCTCGCCGACGCCGACTTGAACGAGGCCGCCATATGA
- a CDS encoding nuclear transport factor 2 family protein: MPHNVADLMRRNLLDVFNEPDPERRSAAIAQTYAEDVVWHEPDRVVHGRAALAERATELRAQAPDWTFRADGPVSVTDDLGHLGFRYGPADQPPVVTGMDIAHCKDGVIIELYTLVTGSPQPS, encoded by the coding sequence ATGCCCCACAACGTTGCCGACCTGATGCGCCGCAACCTCCTCGATGTGTTCAACGAGCCGGATCCGGAGCGGCGCAGCGCGGCCATCGCCCAGACCTACGCCGAGGACGTCGTGTGGCACGAACCCGACCGTGTCGTCCACGGCCGCGCGGCCCTCGCCGAGCGTGCGACGGAGCTGCGTGCGCAGGCCCCGGACTGGACCTTCCGCGCCGATGGCCCCGTCTCCGTCACCGACGACCTCGGCCACCTGGGCTTCCGGTACGGTCCGGCCGACCAACCGCCCGTGGTCACCGGGATGGACATCGCCCACTGCAAGGACGGTGTCATCATCGAGCTATACACCCTTGTCACCGGATCCCCTCAGCCCTCCTGA
- a CDS encoding ISL3 family transposase produces the protein MEQVVVESGGLRVTARTRDDSSLPCPDCGTTSGRVHSRHQRHLADAAVGGRPVVIELTVRRLFCDTRECRRRTFAEQVDGMTIRYGRYTSLLLGMSQAVGLALAGSAGARLLRMLNVVVSRVTLLSLVLALPEPVVECPRILGVDEFALKRSHRYGTLLVDVESHRVVDVLDDYIGDTLAAWLQSHPGAEAICRDRGSSFGDGARRGAPRAQQCADRYHVAEPGQSRGTSQPAGCAPSGCRPSGNRPPRPRCAPSRRFLYACYSLEDGETGRVGAVDAFAIDPGTGTLDFLNRVSLHDSGCAHLAVAPDGRHVVVANYYGGAYVVLPVGEDGRLGPVSGTLQNTGSGPHPRQDSAHPHAVVFDPGGRFLTTADLGIDQVRILRLTDGRLEPVSRAPLPPGTGPRHLAFTDDASTLHVIGELDATITVFAYDATTGTVQEILQTVATAPPGYPGPPSGAEIAVHPSGDFRYASNRGSQTITGYRIDRPTGTLSAVGHTGQGVSGPTNFVIDPGGRPLYVNNSTADNIAQFAVDPETGELEPTGRTTSVPVPLMMALCSQD, from the coding sequence GTGGAGCAAGTGGTCGTGGAGAGCGGGGGGTTGCGTGTCACGGCCCGGACCCGCGACGACTCCTCGCTGCCGTGCCCGGACTGCGGGACGACATCCGGACGAGTCCACAGCCGGCACCAGCGGCACCTGGCCGATGCCGCGGTGGGCGGCAGACCGGTGGTGATCGAGCTGACGGTGCGGCGCTTGTTCTGTGACACTCGGGAATGCCGACGCCGTACGTTCGCCGAGCAGGTCGACGGAATGACCATCCGGTACGGCCGTTACACCTCTCTGCTACTGGGGATGTCGCAGGCGGTCGGGCTGGCTCTGGCCGGCAGTGCCGGGGCCCGGCTGCTGAGGATGCTGAACGTCGTGGTCAGCCGGGTGACCCTGCTGTCCCTCGTACTCGCGCTGCCTGAACCGGTCGTGGAGTGCCCGCGCATCCTGGGGGTTGACGAGTTCGCCCTGAAGCGGTCGCACCGCTACGGCACTTTGCTGGTCGACGTCGAGAGCCACCGGGTCGTTGACGTCCTGGACGACTACATCGGCGACACGCTGGCCGCCTGGCTGCAGTCCCATCCCGGAGCCGAGGCGATCTGCAGGGATCGCGGGTCCTCGTTCGGTGACGGCGCCCGCCGTGGTGCTCCGCGGGCGCAGCAGTGTGCGGACCGCTACCACGTGGCAGAACCTGGGCAAAGCCGTGGAACGAGCCAGCCGGCAGGCTGCGCTCCGAGTGGCTGCCGCCCGAGCGGGAACCGTCCGCCACGGCCGAGGTGCGCCCCGTCCCGTCGCTTCCTGTATGCCTGTTACTCGCTGGAGGACGGCGAGACGGGACGCGTCGGCGCGGTGGACGCCTTCGCCATCGATCCGGGCACCGGCACCCTGGACTTCCTCAACCGGGTGTCGCTGCACGACAGCGGCTGCGCCCATCTCGCGGTCGCTCCGGACGGACGCCATGTGGTGGTGGCGAACTACTACGGCGGCGCGTACGTCGTGCTCCCCGTTGGCGAGGACGGGCGGCTCGGTCCCGTGAGCGGCACGCTGCAGAACACCGGCAGCGGGCCGCACCCACGCCAGGACTCGGCGCACCCGCACGCCGTCGTCTTCGACCCGGGCGGCCGGTTCCTCACCACCGCCGATCTCGGCATCGACCAGGTACGGATCCTCCGGCTCACGGACGGCCGCCTCGAACCGGTCAGCCGGGCGCCCCTGCCGCCCGGCACCGGACCCCGCCACCTCGCCTTCACCGACGACGCCAGCACTCTGCACGTGATCGGCGAACTCGACGCGACCATCACGGTGTTCGCCTACGACGCCACGACGGGGACGGTCCAGGAGATCCTGCAGACCGTCGCGACCGCACCACCCGGCTACCCGGGCCCGCCCAGCGGCGCCGAGATCGCCGTCCACCCGTCGGGTGACTTCCGCTACGCCTCCAACCGCGGCTCACAGACCATCACCGGCTACCGGATCGACCGGCCCACCGGGACGCTCTCCGCCGTCGGTCACACCGGCCAGGGCGTGAGCGGCCCGACCAACTTCGTCATCGACCCCGGCGGACGACCGCTCTACGTCAACAACAGCACGGCCGACAACATCGCCCAGTTCGCCGTCGACCCCGAGACGGGCGAGCTGGAGCCCACCGGCCGGACGACTTCCGTGCCCGTCCCTCTGATGATGGCACTGTGCTCCCAGGACTGA
- a CDS encoding antibiotic biosynthesis monooxygenase, with amino-acid sequence MSTLVTAELFAQTGRGDDVAKLLLDILGESLEHEGCEDIRILRDQNDPDHVTGLTQWTEAHNYTDYLTWRTEHGFTATFEAMLTRPLVIHYYDEIYQGQGIAAR; translated from the coding sequence ATGAGCACACTGGTCACCGCCGAGCTGTTCGCCCAAACCGGCCGCGGCGACGACGTCGCGAAGCTGCTGTTGGACATCCTGGGCGAGAGCCTTGAACACGAGGGCTGCGAAGACATCCGCATCCTGCGCGACCAGAACGACCCCGACCACGTGACCGGCCTGACCCAATGGACCGAGGCACACAACTACACCGACTACCTCACCTGGCGCACGGAGCACGGCTTCACCGCTACCTTCGAGGCCATGCTCACCCGCCCACTGGTGATCCACTACTACGACGAGATCTACCAAGGCCAGGGCATCGCAGCTCGCTGA
- a CDS encoding nuclear transport factor 2 family protein, producing the protein MNTNTQATALPDVVAAYIEAVNAFDVDAVLATFADDAVVNDASREFADPASIRAWLDREIVGDKVTMKVTEFARHGNLMVVRARYDGEYDKTNLPDELVLTNYLTVADGKITSLVIVHNQPSPY; encoded by the coding sequence ATGAACACCAATACCCAGGCCACAGCTCTGCCCGATGTTGTCGCCGCCTATATCGAGGCGGTCAACGCCTTCGACGTGGACGCCGTCCTGGCGACCTTCGCCGACGACGCCGTGGTCAACGACGCGAGCCGCGAGTTCGCCGATCCCGCCTCGATCCGAGCCTGGCTGGACCGCGAGATCGTCGGTGACAAGGTCACGATGAAGGTCACGGAGTTCGCGCGTCACGGCAACCTAATGGTCGTGCGGGCGCGCTACGACGGCGAATACGACAAGACGAACCTGCCCGACGAACTGGTGCTCACCAACTACCTCACGGTCGCCGACGGCAAGATCACCTCGCTGGTCATCGTGCACAACCAGCCCTCTCCCTACTGA
- a CDS encoding MerR family transcriptional regulator translates to MHTGMTVGEFSRATHLSVKTLRHYHDVALLTPADVDPVTGYRYYSPDQVPTAQVIVRLRNLDMPVADVKAVLTAEDVSTRNQLIAAHLARLENRLAQAQSAVESLRDLLARPVHGSTVEYRTVRDQAAIGIREVIDRQDLAGWWQGALGELHGFTTARRLRTTGPMGGLFANELLEDEHGEALVFVPFDGEVRPVGRIDAVVVPGAELAVAVHRGTLQTIDLTYGDLGTHAARHEISVDGPLREFYLRSPLDVTVEDELVTEVGWPIFRASS, encoded by the coding sequence ATGCACACGGGCATGACGGTCGGCGAGTTCTCCCGCGCGACCCATCTGAGCGTCAAGACGCTGCGGCACTACCACGACGTCGCGCTGCTCACGCCGGCCGATGTGGACCCGGTAACCGGCTATCGGTACTACTCCCCGGACCAGGTGCCCACCGCTCAGGTGATCGTGCGCCTGCGGAACCTGGACATGCCGGTGGCGGACGTGAAGGCGGTGCTGACCGCCGAGGACGTGAGCACCCGCAACCAGCTGATCGCCGCGCATCTCGCGCGCCTGGAGAACCGGCTCGCGCAGGCGCAGAGCGCCGTCGAATCGCTGCGCGACCTACTGGCCCGGCCCGTGCATGGGTCGACCGTCGAGTACCGCACAGTCCGTGACCAGGCGGCCATCGGGATCCGCGAGGTCATCGACCGCCAGGACCTCGCGGGCTGGTGGCAGGGGGCGCTGGGCGAGCTGCACGGCTTCACCACCGCCCGCAGACTGCGCACCACCGGCCCGATGGGCGGTCTCTTCGCGAATGAGCTGCTTGAAGACGAGCACGGGGAGGCGCTGGTGTTCGTCCCGTTCGACGGTGAAGTTCGCCCGGTCGGCCGGATCGACGCCGTGGTCGTGCCCGGCGCGGAACTCGCGGTCGCGGTTCACCGCGGGACTCTGCAGACCATAGATCTCACCTACGGCGACCTGGGCACCCATGCCGCGCGCCACGAGATCAGTGTTGACGGCCCGCTGCGCGAGTTCTATCTGCGCAGCCCCCTCGATGTGACCGTCGAGGACGAGTTGGTCACCGAGGTCGGCTGGCCCATCTTCCGCGCGAGCAGCTAG
- a CDS encoding zinc-dependent alcohol dehydrogenase family protein: MCTQAPPANAAGLTLLQQSCCVALGFAATADLALVTPPPPLGAASPQDCQETSYMIAIHLVQFGEPEQSLKVVDVPEPPAPAAGQALIQVEYAPLDHHDLLLAKGVYPVRPVLPSVIGNEGAGTVLAVGADITDVRPGDTVLLPFGTFAWSEQVLAEAAKLTVVDKAISLDQAAMLTINPITGALLVESRDLPAGSWVVQNAANSGVGRSVIAFAKERGLRTINIVRREKLVTEIEELGADIVLVDHPDVAARVRAIIGDDPVLLGLDGVSGEATSLLLDVLAEGALLVIYGYMSGEPFAPDQDMLRTKNITTTEFWMYDDEYLPRHPALSAESAQLVADGRLTLPSAPVYKARDFAKALAYLHDNGKVLLDFNPQRA; this comes from the coding sequence ATGTGTACACAGGCACCGCCTGCCAATGCGGCAGGTCTGACTCTGTTGCAGCAGTCATGTTGCGTGGCGCTCGGCTTCGCTGCGACTGCCGATCTTGCTTTGGTCACCCCTCCCCCACCGCTGGGAGCGGCTTCACCGCAAGACTGCCAGGAGACGAGTTACATGATCGCGATTCATCTCGTTCAGTTCGGGGAGCCTGAGCAGAGCCTGAAGGTGGTCGACGTTCCCGAGCCACCGGCTCCCGCCGCCGGCCAGGCGCTGATCCAGGTCGAGTACGCCCCCCTCGACCACCACGACCTGCTCTTGGCGAAGGGCGTCTATCCGGTCCGCCCGGTACTGCCGAGCGTCATCGGCAATGAGGGTGCCGGCACGGTCCTGGCCGTGGGCGCGGACATCACCGACGTCCGCCCCGGCGACACGGTCCTGCTTCCCTTCGGCACCTTCGCCTGGTCCGAGCAGGTCCTGGCGGAGGCCGCGAAGCTGACGGTCGTCGACAAGGCCATCAGCCTCGACCAGGCCGCGATGCTCACGATTAATCCCATCACCGGAGCGCTCCTTGTGGAGTCGCGCGACCTGCCCGCCGGCTCGTGGGTGGTGCAGAACGCGGCGAACAGTGGGGTCGGCCGTTCCGTCATCGCTTTCGCCAAGGAGCGCGGGCTTCGCACGATCAACATCGTCCGCCGAGAGAAGCTGGTCACCGAGATCGAAGAACTGGGCGCTGACATCGTGCTCGTCGATCATCCGGACGTGGCCGCACGGGTGCGTGCGATCATCGGCGACGATCCGGTGCTGCTGGGACTCGACGGCGTCAGCGGAGAGGCCACCTCACTGCTGCTGGACGTGTTGGCCGAGGGTGCCCTGCTGGTGATCTACGGCTACATGAGTGGCGAGCCCTTCGCCCCCGATCAGGACATGTTGCGGACCAAGAACATCACCACAACGGAGTTCTGGATGTATGACGACGAGTATCTGCCCCGTCATCCGGCCCTGAGCGCAGAGTCCGCGCAACTGGTCGCCGATGGCAGGCTGACGTTGCCCTCCGCTCCCGTCTACAAGGCCAGGGACTTCGCCAAGGCCCTTGCGTACCTGCACGACAACGGCAAAGTCCTTTTGGACTTCAACCCCCAGCGCGCGTAG
- a CDS encoding NAD(P)-binding domain-containing protein, which translates to MTPHNIIGVLGAGEVGQAVADQAVRHGHEVVIGNSRGPYTLQALVTKLGRMARAATAEEAAEPGLVFLSVPFFAVPKLTGLTDWSGKIVVDTTNQFAAANPWRGRYDVGDLTGSEWVAEHLPGARVVKALNTLFAPFIAADPRHAEGRQVAFYAGDDTDAKATVAGLLCEFGFAALDLGGLREGGRLMQLDGALSARHLLLQDVG; encoded by the coding sequence ATGACCCCACACAACATCATTGGCGTACTCGGTGCAGGAGAGGTGGGCCAGGCGGTCGCCGACCAGGCCGTCCGCCACGGCCATGAGGTGGTCATCGGCAACAGCCGGGGCCCCTATACCCTCCAAGCCCTCGTGACCAAGCTGGGGCGGATGGCCCGCGCAGCGACGGCCGAGGAAGCGGCCGAGCCGGGGCTCGTGTTCCTCTCGGTGCCGTTCTTCGCCGTGCCGAAACTGACCGGCCTCACCGACTGGTCCGGAAAGATCGTCGTCGACACGACCAATCAGTTCGCTGCGGCCAACCCCTGGCGGGGCAGGTACGACGTCGGTGACCTCACGGGCAGCGAGTGGGTCGCCGAGCACCTACCCGGAGCCCGGGTCGTGAAGGCTCTCAACACCCTGTTCGCCCCCTTCATCGCTGCGGACCCCCGGCATGCCGAAGGCCGGCAAGTGGCCTTCTACGCGGGTGACGACACCGATGCAAAGGCAACCGTAGCCGGATTGCTCTGCGAATTCGGCTTCGCCGCCCTGGACCTCGGCGGCCTGCGTGAGGGCGGGCGACTGATGCAGTTGGACGGAGCGCTCAGCGCGAGGCACTTGCTGCTGCAGGACGTCGGCTGA